A genome region from Microplitis demolitor isolate Queensland-Clemson2020A chromosome 1, iyMicDemo2.1a, whole genome shotgun sequence includes the following:
- the LOC103570260 gene encoding uncharacterized protein LOC103570260: MTSRRAGGEGSNGRAPPSPSSGGSEDNGFVNRPRVIGVYVKNLSRQELDCFVEEDIYGLSGSPSSSNTDTTTATTSTTTTTTAETTAGITASGREGASQSSSSSTSPSSTTYSISTRTSLSGRRFSQSTRSSRELRRRRQEEAERLRRSADTGDDRRSSGRERTEMDDRHEELDDPRGRSSQNSNEHSEDDSSRLSPSGYEVFDQEDSSERTIRQYADDSEPDIVLETDVSERRDEGKRADKIDHESDFSGLFPRCLPRSQQTLDDDEPHPMDRAVDDLDKGGEVRVKSRFRSQDSTRLRPPLVGTAGTSADSGTGDSASAEIQVDTLGTPQQTAGDVGDNEEEDEEEDYDEDKAGGDNTPGDDPCASAGDYRSASGIGGAGGAGASVSSSGFGYTGPKSGKQTVKPFTKESLDRLESRTVQLVREYGFQPRRKTSVEDGAVLPNKFEPFPSGLYGRPLEEIDNFIYDEI, from the exons ATGACATCTCGACGAGCCGGGGGCGAGGGGTCCAATGGAAGAGCTCCTCCAAGTCCCTCGAGCGGTGGGTCAGAGGACAATGGATTTGTGAATCGTCCAAGAGTTATTGGAGTATATGTTAAGAATTTAAGTCGCCAGGAGTTGGATTGCTTCGTTGAAGAGGATATTTATGGACTTTCTGGCAGTCCAAGTTCATCTAATACTGATACTACCACAGCTACAACTTCAACTACGACTACAACTACAGCTGAAACTACTGCTGGTATTACTGCGAGTGGAAGAGAAGGTGCGTCCCAGTCATCATCATCTTCTACGTCACCATCATCCACAACATACTCAATATCTACGAGAACATCTCTGTCGGGCAGGAGGTTCAGTCAGAGTACGAGGAGCTCGAGGGAGTTGAGAAGACGTCGGCAGGAAGAGGCCGAACGTCTTCGGAGGTCTGCTGATACTGGAGATGATAGGAGGAGTAGTGGCAGAGAGAGAACCGAGATGGATGATCGACACGAGGAGCTTGATGACCCACGTGGAAGATCCTCACAGAACAGCAACGAGCACTCGGAGGACGACTCCTCGAGGCTCTCACCCAGTGGCTACGAGGTTTTTGACCAGGAAGACAGTTCCGAGAGGACGATACGTCAGTACGCTGATGATTCGGAGCCGGACATTGTTCTGGAGACTGACGTGAGCGAGAGGAGAGACGAGGGGAAGCGAGCTGATAAAATTGACCACGAGTCGGATTTCTCAGGGCTGTTTCCGCGATGCTTGCCACGATCTCAGCAAACGCTGGATGACGATGAGCCTCATCCGATGGATCGTGCTGTTGATGACCTGGACAAAGGTGGAGAGGTCAGAGTCAAGTCGCGGTTCCGGTCCCAGGACAGCACGAGACTGAGACCTCCGTTGGTGGGCACTGCTGGCACCTCTGCTGACTCGGGTACTGGGGACTCAGCCAGTGCTGAGATCCAGGTTGACACTCTCGGCACGCCGCAGCAAACTGCCGGGGACGTGGGTGACAACGAGGAGGAAGACGAGGAGGAGGATTATGACGAGGATAAGGCTGGAGGTGACAATACACCTGGTGATGATCCTTGTGCCAGTGCTGGTGATTATCGTAGTGCTAGTGGTATTGGTGGTGCTGGTGGTGCAGGTGCTAGTGTCAGTAGCAGTGGTTTTGGTTACACTGGACCTAAATCTGGCAAGCAAACTGTTAAACCATTCACTAAAGAAAGTCTTGACAGACTTGAAAGCAGGACTGTCCAGCTTGTAAGGGAGTACGGGTTTCAGCCGAGGAGAAAAACTTCTGTCGAGGATGGCGCCGTGCTTCCCAATAAGTTCGAGCCTTTTCCGTCCGGGCTTTATGGCAGGCCACTTGAAgagattgataattttatctacGACGAG atatga